The window TATATtgatgttttctttctttcttttggtagGTGAGCAGGGCCTTGCTCTAAAACTGTGGAAGTGATGTTGGCCTTTCATTGGTCTTTGGGATTGAAGCCAATTGGATCCTTACCACATGTGATGTGAAGTTGTGGCCCATCTTATGTGATTAGCAAGCATCCTAGCAAAATATGGGAGGGAATGCATAGCTCACCCGTCTATATGCATTGGGGATTAGCAAGCTGCCTATCTAGGTGGAGGAAATGTGCCGGGTTAGGTCAGGGTCGGAGTTGCAGGTGGCCTGGCCATAGTACCTTGAGCCTTGGCCCCGAATCCGCCGTGTCGGAGTTGCAGGTGGCCTGGCCATAGTACCTTGAGCCTTGGCCCCGAATCCGCCGTGTCGGAGTTGCAGGTGGCCTGGCCATAGTACCTTGAGCCTTGGCCCCGAATCCGCCGTGTCCTTAACTGGGCTGAAAAGACTCTGGCCCTACAGGGCAGCCCTGCAAGGAAAAGAATTAAATGAtgaaaaggtttggatcattgcagcatgacttagatccaatgtctTTAAACTAATACGTTGTGAATGGGAACCACTTACAAGTGTCTTTAGATCATCTATTCTTTTTGCTTAATGGTGGCTTACTTGATGATTGGACTTGGCCAATGGGCTATTCAGCATGCTGGCCCTAGGTTTCAAGCACTGGCCTATCGCAGACATCGGGCCAAGATTTCAAGCCTTGGCCTGACCTTTTGGGTTTCGTTTAGGGACCTAGGCCTTGGCTTTACAGGGCCAGGTCATGCCCATTGCCAGGACATTTCTCCTTGTGCTCAAGGGCaaattttttgaaagaaaataacATTTATCTTCTCATTGTTCATTACGAATTAAATACATAAAAGAGTTTGAAGAGTTGAGTTGGTAGAATAAAGAAAACAATAAAATTCCACAATGCTTGGCAAACCTAATATTAAAATAGTAGCAAGATTGAGCGACTCTACCACACAGTCCCTGCTAGCTGCTACTTGGGACTTATTCAGGCCGTGTCTAAGATGATTATCCTAACTGCTCCATTTGAGGTCGTGGCCAAGAAATTGGAATGCTTGGAGGGAACAAATCACAAAGAGAATGATCTAACCAAAGCTCAATCTTCATCCATCAATCTTGAGGTTGGTCGGCGAATCCTACCTGTCAAATTAACAACTTTAAAGTGAGTTAACCCAGTGAAAAACACGCAAGGAGGAAGTATGGTTTAGAGACTTGGACGATTCGACTTTGACTTGGTAGGACTGATCTGGTTTGTTACAATTGAGTCATCTGGATGAATTCAGGCTGATTCACCAATAATAATTGGCATTGCCGCAACTTGACCTGAGATCTCCCAAGAGCTGGGTTAATCTGGACTAGTCAAAATTGTTAGAATTATCGGGTAGGAGGTTTTCTTGTGTAGCTGCCCATCATTTTGTAAGGGATAGTCGACAGTCCAGATCATGAAGTCCCACATGGATAGGCAAAGGTCAAGGAATACTAGAATGCACAATTCAAGAGCATGAAAACTATTGAAGAGAATGGAAGAAAAGGTATTAAGGGACTTGGTTCGGAGCTTGTTACCTCAAATCTACCCTGCCTAGCTGCAGTCATTTTTCACTAGCGCAATCATAGAGGCCTCAATCTGTAAAATTTACGCAGGAGACGTAGCTTGATGCCCTCATCTTCCCACTCGAGTGTATTCCACCATTCTCTTTCACCGTGGATCCTGGACAGTCGTTTAGCATTCTGTCCGTCAAATGGGAGGCTCTTTAGATTTGGACAGTCTTCAACCACAATTGTCGACAACCCTCGCCAAGACGATGAAGTCCGTTTGCTGATTCTAGCCAGTTGAGGCAAATCTCGAATATCTAATTTCCATAGTTTTGGCATTAGATCATCGTAATCAACGGCCATCTCTACTTCCTTGTCGTCGAATATTTCTTCTATTGAGGAACAATCTCTGATGAAGAGGTCTTCCAAGTTGGAGAGCTGTCGAACCATGTCCATCGAGAAAACCTTCCGCAACATGGGACATCCTGTCAGGTGCAAAACTGTAAGACTCGCAAGGCTGCCGACCTGCACTGGCCCCTCCCAAATGCTTCTCAACCTGGGCAGATGCCAGATAAAGAGATTCTTTAAGCTTGGCAATGCACTTTCTTTGATGCCGGTGCCATTTATGACATGCATCATTTCATTGCATTCTCTAATGAAGCACAATGCTAGCTGATTCATGTTTTCCATTCCGAATTCTGATAGCTCTTGAATGGTGTTATTGCCCTCTATGTGAAACCCATCAGCATGACTAAGTACCTCCACAACTGCGTGGGACACACTTCCACCACCTTCATATATCAAGCATCTGTTCCATCTTTCATTTTCATTGGTGTCATATGAGAAGTATCCCTGCGCAACATGATGGCCCACCGAAAAACGGAATGCCGTTAATCCTCTTTTCCATGATTGGCTGCTTCGGATGAAATGCTCGAGATACTCCACTCTTGGAAAGTGGAAATCAAGTGTGGTCAATTCTTTCAGGCTGCACACAGCCATCACTGCTTCTGCTACACTTGAGTTCCACCGCTTATCTTCCGGATGCACGTCGATCCTCAGCTCTTCCAGTAGGGAGAACTTCCATAACACACCAGCAGGAATCATCTGTGGCTTGTCAATATCAATATCATCCAACATCACCACGCTCCCATCATCCTCTCTGATCCAAGACCCTGAGAATATCCCATCAGTAGTAATTGCCATCATCAAGTCCTCGACGGGAATGCCATTCCCGACATTGTATCTAGAAAATGACACCTCCAAACGCCTAAGGTAAGTCAATTCCCCAATCTCAATAGGCAAGAATTTGATGCCGCTTGTATGGCAGCGATGGAGGCCCTCGTGTTGAATGTTAGTGCAGCGAAGATGAAGCGCTTCAAGTCTCTTGAGTGCTCCTACTTGGGATGGGAGGCCAGACAAATTTCTGCAGTTGTTTAGATGGAGCCCGTTAAGATTGACCAAGTTTCCAAGAGATGGAGGTAAGGTCATTATACAGGTACCGCTGAGATCCAAAACTCTCAAGGCATACATATGCTTGAAGAATGACTCTGGGATTGCTGTCAATGACTCATTTCCCTGTAACAACAATGCTGAGAGCATGGAGCATTCTGGCTTCTCCAGTAAACCAAGTAATCGATTATTCATCAACGAGATCCTTTTGGCTTCTTTCCATTCATCCTCAATTGGGGGTTCCTCCATTCCAACACCAGCTCTTGCCAAGAATCTGCACTCTTTTCCCTTTGTGGATGTAAGTCTCAGTGCCATGTCTCGAAGTACATCATGCACGCGGATAAATTCCGCATTTGGATACTCTCTCAACAGAGATGAATCAGTTAGTTTTTTCAGTACAGAATGTCCTTTATCACGTGCTTGGGCCAAGTTTCGTGCACCGTCTAGGAACCCTTCCGCCCTCCAATATTCAATCAATTCTTTTGCATTAATCATATGATCTTCAGGATACAACGCAATATACAAAAAACATTTCTTCATGTTTCCATCCTTTAATCGGTCATAACTAAATTTTAAGCGCTTAAACACTTCTTCGTCCATTTCTTCTATCCAAGATGTTGCTGGAGATCTCAGCTCTGTTAGCGTATTACTCCACACGTGAACATTGTCTTCCTTTCTCAAGGCCCCTCCCACCGTGGTGATTACGAGTGGCAGACCACCACATTCCTGAACAATGCCTTTCGCCAATGGTACGATGCTTGGATGTTCGACCACCTTACCAACTTCTTTACGAAACAATTGCCATGATTCTTCCTTTGACAAAACTTCCACCTTCACCTCCTCATCAGTTCTCATCTTATGGCAGACGTTTGGGTATCTAGTTGTCAGAACAATCTTGCAATCGTTGTCTAGTATGGAGGGAGAGGGGATTCCCAGAGAATCCAAATCTACTGGATCCCAAACGTCATCTAGAAGCAGCAAGAACTTCTTGGTCTCCAAACTCTGAGATAGCTTCTGTGCAACAAAATGGTCCGGATCATAATCAATCACCTTTTCTCTTAGCCTTCTCATAATTTGGTTTTGTACTTTCCTTGTGCTCCAGTCTTTTGAGACCGCTACCCAAATGACAATTTCAAACATTCTTGTCACTTTTGGGTGGCatctcaaattttgcatgaccGTCGTTTTCCCAACCCCGCCCATCCCCCAAATGCCAATCTTTTTTATTCCCACATCTTCTATGCATCGTACTATGTTTTTTAGAGTGCGATCAGATGATGTTTCTATTTCTATTGTTGGTGCTAGCATCATCCCAGCTTTCACCAGTGGTGCATTCACCACTATTCCTCCTTCAAACTTTGATTTCTTCTTTAGATCGATAACATCGCTGATCATGTTCTGTACACGTGCACCGAGCTTCATGCTTGAGAACACATCAGGGCAACACCCTATCAGACATTTCTTATCCTCTTTGTATTCTTCTGCTATTTCTTTCAACTTATTTTCAATCTTCTCAACCTTTTCAAGCCAACCTTTGCATTCATTCGTGGGAATCTTCTCTGTTTTACTTCTACGGATCTCTAGTTTCACATCGTCCCTTCTATTGTACAAATCTCGTGCTTCATCATTGAGCTTTTCAAAATTGCTTTCGAGGTTTTTGACATAGCCAATCCGCTGTGCTACAGGTTCCCATAAGAATTCCAAGACTGATTTCAACGGTGTGAGGAAATTCATCCCTACTGCAAAATTTAATACAATGGAGAAAATTAATCACTATATTAATAGAAATATGTCACTATTTAAACACCATCTTTATACAAACTAGTATTTGCAGTATCCATATTGATGCATGTACTGCACTGATTGAATACCGAAACATATCAGTATCATAAGGAATGTTTGGGGGACGCAAGGAAGCAACGTCGAGATAGAATTAAAGAATAAGAGACCAAATAAACCAAACACACATAGAACACAAAGTTTTACACATAGAACACAAAACCTGAAATTGCATGTGGTGGTGGGCCACGAGTTACGTGTGTGGAAGCTTGGCGAAGCTATGGAATAAAgactatgtcctagagggggtaaTTAAGACTAAAAACACAATTGCATACGTAatctaatatgcaaattaaactaagtaagacaatTAATGCTAAAGCTTCCATGCCAAAAAAGTACCCAATCACATACTAAAATAGATGTAGTaatcaagcaactagtctatacaCATGATAGCGTACGTGTGTGTGGGGAATGTGCCACCAAtaaactcctagcattcatctaatcatgcatacatataattaaacattcatcatataagcataattaaataagtgctcaagGACAATCCGAAACGCAAGCATGTATAGTTGTTCGGTTTCCCTACTTCACTTCTAACGGatacactcaacccatgagtgtaccagattttactatcggaggttttaaattaggttcacctctaacctttacaatcctacacaaagacCAACTCCCTCGAAAACTTATGTGGTTTTTTATAGGCTTACTACAAATCTTGGTTCTAATCTAATGACTTACGTTTACTCCCATTGGAGGCTCCCCCTGAGACTAATATGTATACACCCGTGTCTGGTGGCCTACATAAGGTCTTAGATTTAAGTCTTACATAAGAACCAATGTCTTATACAagaatcgagtcgagtttgaaaattcaaactctacactcaatcctatataaggaaagagTGTA of the Magnolia sinica isolate HGM2019 chromosome 7, MsV1, whole genome shotgun sequence genome contains:
- the LOC131250647 gene encoding uncharacterized protein LOC131250647; the protein is MNFLTPLKSVLEFLWEPVAQRIGYVKNLESNFEKLNDEARDLYNRRDDVKLEIRRSKTEKIPTNECKGWLEKVEKIENKLNEIAEEYKEDKKCLIGCCPDVYSSMKLGERVQNMISNVIDLKKKSKFEGGIVVNAPLVKAGMMLAPTIEIETSSDRTLKNIVRCIEDVRIKKIGIWGMGGVGKTTVMQNLRCHPTVTRMFEIVIWVAVSKDWSTRKVQNQIMRRLREKVNDYDPDHLVAQKLSQSLETKKFLLLLDDVWDPVDLDSVGMPSPSIVGKDCKVVLTTRYRNVCHKMRTDEEVKVEVLSQEESWQLFRKEVGEVVNHPSIAPLAKGIVQECGGLPLAITTVGGALREEDNVHVWSNTLTELRSPATSWIEEMEEEVFKRLKFSYDRLKDGNMKKCFLYIALYPEDHMIKAKELIEYWRAEGFLDGARNLAQARDKGHSVLKKLIDSSLLREYPNAEFICVHDVLRDMSLRLTSTKGEECRFLARAGVGMEEPPIEDEWKEAKRISLMNNQLLGLPEKPECSVLSALLLQGNESLTAIPESFFKHMYALKVLDLSGTCIKTLPPSLGNLVNLNGLHLNNCRNLSDLPSQVGALKRLEALHLRSTNIQHEGLHRCHTRGIKFLPIEIGELTCLRRLEVSFSRYKVGNGIPVKDLMMAMTTDGIFSRSWIKEDDGSVLMLDDIDIGKPQMIPAGVLSKLFLLEELRIDVHPEDKRWNSSVAEAVMAVCSLKELTTLDFHFPRVEYLEHFIRSSQSWKRGLTEFRFLVGHHVAQGYFSYDTNEDERWNRCLIYEGGGSVSQAIVEVLSYADGFHIEGNNSIRELSEFGMENMNQLAFCFIRECNEMVYVINGTGVQESALPSLKNLFIWHLPKLRSIWEGPVQVGSLASLTVLHLTGCPMLQKVFSMDMVRQLSNLEDLFIRDCSSIEEILDDKEAERAVDYDDLLPNLWTLDLRDLPQLTRISKPTSLSWLSSPAIEVEDCPNLKSLPFDRQNAEQLHKILVGMNFLTPLKSVLEFLWEPVAQRIGYVKNLESNFEKLNDEARDLYNRRDDVKLEIRRSKTEKIPTNECKGWLEKVEKIENKLKEIAEEYKEDKKCLIGCCPDVFSSMKLGARVQNMISDVIDLKKKSKFEGGIVVNAPLVKAGMMLAPTIEIETSSDRTLKNIVRCIEDVGIKKIGIWGMGGVGKTTVMQNLRCHPKVTRMFEIVIWVAVSKDWSTRKVQNQIMRRLREKVIDYDPDHFVAQKLSQSLETKKFLLLLDDVWDPVDLDSLGIPSPSILDNDCKIVLTTRYPNVCHKMRTDEEVKVEVLSKEESWQLFRKEVGKVVEHPSIVPLAKGIVQECGGLPLVITTVGGALRKEDNVHVWSNTLTELRSPATSWIEEMDEEVFKRLKFSYDRLKDGNMKKCFLYIALYPEDHMINAKELIEYWRAEGFLDGARNLAQARDKGHSVLKKLTDSSLLREYPNAEFIRVHDVLRDMALRLTSTKGKECRFLARAGVGMEEPPIEDEWKEAKRISLMNNRLLGLLEKPECSMLSALLLQGNESLTAIPESFFKHMYALRVLDLSGTCIMTLPPSLGNLVNLNGLHLNNCRNLSGLPSQVGALKRLEALHLRCTNIQHEGLHRCHTSGIKFLPIEIGELTYLRRLEVSFSRYNVGNGIPVEDLMMAITTDGIFSGSWIREDDGSVVMLDDIDIDKPQMIPAGVLWKFSLLEELRIDVHPEDKRWNSSVAEAVMAVCSLKELTTLDFHFPRVEYLEHFIRSSQSWKRGLTAFRFSVGHHVAQGYFSYDTNENERWNRCLIYEGGGSVSHAVVEVLSHADGFHIEGNNTIQELSEFGMENMNQLALCFIRECNEMMHVINGTGIKESALPSLKNLFIWHLPRLRSIWEGPVQVGSLASLTVLHLTGCPMLRKVFSMDMVRQLSNLEDLFIRDCSSIEEIFDDKEVEMAVDYDDLMPKLWKLDIRDLPQLARISKRTSSSWRGLSTIVVEDCPNLKSLPFDGQNAKRLSRIHGEREWWNTLEWEDEGIKLRLLRKFYRLRPL